A region from the Catellatospora sp. TT07R-123 genome encodes:
- the cysT gene encoding sulfate ABC transporter permease subunit CysT, producing MTATALTTDRPAVSRRPIRHGRPLTWVSGVGFGVTMLWFSLLVLIPLTAVVVTASTGGWSGFWDAVTNEQTLAAIELTVGTAFAVTVVNVVMGTLIAWVLVRDRFFGKRVLEVLIDIPFALPTIVAGLVLLALYGPNSPLGVDIANTRTAVFLAFLFVTLPFVVRTVQPVLAELDRDVEEAAMSLGASRFTVFRRIILPSLTPAIAAGAALSFARGVSEYGSLVLLSGNLPMKTEVTSVRILSSIENDNLDSAAAVATILLVISFIVLVVVDTLQRRLVRRG from the coding sequence GTGACGGCGACGGCCCTCACGACGGATCGGCCGGCGGTCTCCCGCCGGCCGATCCGGCATGGACGCCCCCTGACCTGGGTCTCCGGGGTCGGCTTCGGCGTCACGATGCTCTGGTTCAGCCTGCTCGTCCTGATCCCCCTGACCGCCGTCGTCGTCACCGCGTCGACCGGCGGCTGGAGCGGGTTCTGGGACGCCGTCACCAACGAGCAGACCCTGGCCGCGATCGAACTGACCGTCGGCACCGCGTTCGCGGTGACGGTGGTCAACGTCGTCATGGGCACCCTCATCGCGTGGGTGCTGGTCCGCGACCGGTTCTTCGGCAAGCGGGTGCTGGAGGTCCTGATCGACATCCCGTTCGCCCTGCCGACGATCGTCGCGGGTCTGGTGCTGCTGGCGCTGTACGGGCCGAACAGCCCGCTGGGCGTCGACATCGCCAACACCCGCACCGCCGTCTTCCTGGCGTTCCTGTTCGTCACGCTCCCGTTCGTCGTCCGCACCGTGCAGCCCGTGCTGGCCGAACTGGACCGCGACGTGGAGGAGGCGGCCATGTCGCTGGGCGCGAGCCGGTTCACCGTGTTCCGCCGGATCATCCTGCCCAGCCTGACGCCCGCCATCGCGGCGGGCGCCGCGCTGTCGTTCGCCCGCGGCGTCAGCGAGTACGGCTCGCTCGTGCTGCTGTCGGGCAACCTGCCGATGAAGACGGAGGTCACCTCGGTGCGCATCCTCAGCAGCATCGAGAACGACAACCTCGACAGCGCCGCGGCGGTCGCCACGATCCTGCTGGTGATCTCGTTCATCGTGCTGGTCGTCGTCGACACCCTGCAGCGGAGGCTGGTGCGCCGTGGCTGA